A genomic segment from Enoplosus armatus isolate fEnoArm2 chromosome 12, fEnoArm2.hap1, whole genome shotgun sequence encodes:
- the apmap gene encoding adipocyte plasma membrane-associated protein produces MNETEGLRFRRVHRPQVITDELPEHRYKGSGTYSGKVFQVTLLTLGGFLLLPLLVIILILESPIHPEVFSLKEPPVMKGCWEPNLKLREAERLFEDQIIGPESIANIGDVLFAGTADGKIVKLIGRRIHTVTRLGQLPCGSREEESSCGRPLGIRVGPNGTLFVADAYLGLFEVNPTTGDATRLVSGGQVVAGRKLSFINDLAVTQDGKKVYFTDSSSRWQRRDYMHLIMEATADGRVLEFDTDSRELTVVMENLRFPNGIQLLPDEESVLVAETTMARIRRVHVAGLNKGGMDTFIDNLPGFPDNIRPSSTGGYWVAMSAVRPNPGFSMLDFLSQRPWIKKLIFKLFSQEVLMKFVPRYSLVAELHDGGICTRSFHDPNGLVAAYVSEVHEYDGSLYLGSFRSPYIAKLDLHKV; encoded by the exons ATGAATGAGACGGAGGGGCTCCGGTTCCGGCGGGTGCACAGACCGCAGGTCATCACCGACGAGCTGCCGGAGCATCGTTACAAGGGATCCGG CACCTACAGCGGGAAGGTGTTCCAGGTGACTCTGCTCACTCTGGGTGgctttctgcttcttcctctcctggtcatcatcctcatcctggAGTCTCCCATCCATCCTGAAGTATTCAG TCTGAAGGAGCCTCCGGTGATGAAGGGCTGCTGGGAGCCCAACCTGAAGCTCCGAGAGGCTGAGAGACTGTTTGAAGACCAGATCATCGGACCAGAGTCCATCGCCAACATCGGAG ATGTTTTGTTCGCTGGAACAGCCGATGGGAAGATCGTGAAGCTGATTGGGCGAAGAATTCACACAGTGACGAGACTCGGACAACTGCCATGTG gttCCAGAGAGGAGGAGTCCAGCTGTGGGAGGCCGTTGGGGATCAGAGTCGGACCCAACGGGACTCTGTTTGTAGCCGACGCTTACCTGGGTCTGTTCGAGGTCAACCCCACCACAG GTGATGCGACCAGGTTGGTGTCGGGCGGTCAGGTGGTCGCTGGCAGGAAGCTGTCGTTCATCAACGACCTGGCGGTGACTCAGGACGGGAAGAAGGTGTACTTCACCGACTCCAGCAGCAGGTGGCAGCGCAGAGACTACATGCACCTCATCATGGAGGCCACCGCCGACGGACG AGTGTTGGAGTTCgatacagacagcagagagctgacGGTGGTCATGGAGAACCTTCGATTCCCAAACGGTATCCAGCTGCTTCCTGACGAGGAGTCGGTGCTGGTGGCTGAGACCACCATGGCCCGGATACGCAG AGTCCATGTTGCCGGTCTAAACAAAGGCGGGATGGACACGTTCATTGACAACCTGCCCGGTTTTCCCGACAACATCCGTCCCAGCTCGACCGGAGGTTACTGGGTGGCCATGTCTGCGGTGCGTCCAAACCCTGGCTTTTCCATGCTGGACTTCCTGTCCCAGAGACCCTGGATCAAGAAACTCATCTTCAag cttTTCAGTCAAGAGGTGCTGATGAAGTTCGTCCCTCGGTACAGCCTCGTGGCGGAGCTCCATGACGGCGGCATCTGCACTCGGAGCTTCCACGACCCCAACGGCCTGGTGGCGGCCTACGTCAGCGAGGTTCACGAGTATGATGGGAGTCTGTACCTGGGCTCCTTCCGCTCGCCGTACATCGCCAAACTCGACCTGCACAAGGTCTAA
- the LOC139294549 gene encoding zinc finger protein 665-like has product MSSSVEQLVSAILEEFMLTAVTEICQRLKVKLDENSKTELLAVMRRLCESLLQELRRLLEENQELKEGQREDNAAVEPLQDSTPPAAEGVTQVEVNHQSDAPTGETSQSEQIPAAGGRRTFSCSVCSSSFSRWTNLSAHLRVHSRERPFTCPTCGKAFSARSSVRVHQLTVHNKQRPHRCSHCGKVFGTRSHLRTHQTSSWRRRSRPLACLACGKTLAARCCLREHRLTCQRTDKSFRCAECGKEFSKHSYLSAHRRVHLKDKSFKCPTCEKGFTTRRSVHVHQLTVHRGLKPFTCSVCRKTFSQQSGLRAHLRTHTGERPHTCEQCGNSFSSRSSLTVHHRVHTGEKAFICDTCGKSFSVSANLRRHRLVHSGCRAFSCDVCGRSFTQAGHLKVHRAVHSGEWAFICNACGKGFRQRSALLVHERSHNGIKPYSCSECGKNFSSSASLKRHQLVHGGQKAHTCDECGKSFTSAQILKTHLQLHTGSKPFSCDVCGRSYSSLSYLKTHRRSHSEGKPFSCAQCQKTFYTQASVKLHERTHSGEKPYVCEVCGKSFSVSQNLVRHKRVHSGEKPFECSVCGKRFSQNNNLKTHQLVHTGQKPFSCFACSRSFTSTRSLREHKCVSA; this is encoded by the exons ATGTCGTCCTCTGTGGAGCAGCTCGTGTCGGCCATCTTGGAGGAGTTCATGTTGACGGCGGTGACTGAAATCTGTCAGAGACTCAAAGTGAAACTTGATGAAAACTCGAAGACTGAG ctgctggctgtgATGAGGAGACTCTGTGAGtctctgctgcaggagctgaggaggctgctggaggagaaccAGGAGCTGAAAGAGGGGCAGCGGGAGGACA acgcTGCAGTCGAGCCTCTGCAGGACTCCACCCCCCCTGCAGCTGAAGGAGTCACTCAGGTAGAGGTGAACCACCAATCAGACGCTCCTACAGGTgaaaccagccaatcagagcagattCCTGCGGCAGGCGGCAGAAGGACCTTCAGCTGCAgcgtctgcagcagcagcttctccagATGGACCAACCTGAGCGCTCACCTGCGGGTCCACAGCAGAGAGCGGCCCTTCACCTGTCCCACCTGTGGGAAAGCTTTCTCGGCCCGGAGCAGCGTCAGAGTCCACCAGCTCACCGTGCACAACAAGCAGCGGCCCCACAGGTGTTCTCATTGTGGGAAGGTGTTCGGCACCCGCAGCCACCTCAGGACGCACCAGACGTCCAGCTGGCGCCGCCGCAGTCGGCCGCTCGCGTGTTTGGCCTGCGGCAAGACGCTGGCGGCGAGGTGCTGCCTCCGAGAGCACAGACTGACCTGTCAGAGGACAGACAAGAGCTTCAGGTGTGCAGAGTGCGGGAAGGAGTTCTCCAAACACAGTTACCTGTCTGCACACCGGAGAGTCCACCTGAAGGACAAATCGTTCAAATGTCCGACATGTGAGAAAGGATTCACCACACGTCGCAGCGTCCACGTCCACCAGCTGACCGTCCACAGAGGACTGAAGCCGTTTACCTGCAGCGTCTGCAGGAAGACATTCAGCCAGCAGAGTGGCCTCAGAGCtcacctgaggacacacacaggtgagcgGCCGCACACCTGCGAGCAGTGCGGGAACAGTTTCTCCAGCAGGAGCAGCCTGACGGTCCACCACCGCGTCCACACTGGAGAGAAGGCCTTCATCTGCGACACCTGCGGGAAGAGCTTCAGCGTGTCGGCCAACCTGCGACGCCACCGACTCGTCCACTCGGGCTGCCGGGCGTTCAGCTGCGACGTGTGCGGCCGCAGCTTCACACAGGCCGGACACCTGAAGGTGCACCGCGCCGTGCACAGTGGAGAGTGGGCATTCATCTGCAACGCCTGCGGGAAGGGCTTCAGACAGCGCAGCGCTCTGCTGGTGCACGAGCGGAGCCACAACGGCATCAAACCGTACAGCTGCAGCGAGTGCGGAAAAAACTTCTCTTCATCTGCGTCGCTGAAACGCCACCAGCTGGTCCACGGCGGGCAGAAAGCTCACACCTGCGACGAGTGCGGGAAGAGTTTCACCAGCGCCCAGATCCTGAAGActcacctgcagctgcacacCGGCAGCAAGCCTTTCTCCTGCGACGTGTGTGGGCGTAGCTACAGCTCGCTGAGctacctgaaaacacacagacgcagcCACTCGGAGGGGAAGCCCTTCAGCTGCGCTCAGTGTCAGAAAACCTTCTACACGCAGGCCAGCGTGAAGCTGCACGAGCGCACGCACAGCGGAGAGAAACCGTACGTCTGCGAGGTCTGCGGAAAGAGCTTCAGCGTGTCGCAAAACCTCGTCCGACACAAACGCGTCCACAGTGGAGAGAAGCCGTTTGAGTGCAGCGTCTGTGGGAAGAGATTCAGTCAGAACAACAACCTGAAGACTCACCAGCTGGTTCATACAGGACAGAAACCATTCAGCTGCTTTGCCTGCAGCAGGAGCTTCACCTCCACCAGGAGTCTCAGAGAGCACAAGTGTGTCTCTGCCTGA